The following DNA comes from Agromyces mangrovi.
GCATCCGTCACCGCGTCGAGGACGCCGTCGAGCAGGGTGCGACCGCCGCGAACGAGCAGGGGCTTGTCGACCCCGCCGAGCCGCGAGCCGCGACCGCCCGCGAGCACGATCGCGTCGTACGTCCCCACCTCGCTCATGCCGCCACCATATTCGCGCTGGAGCGGGCACCTTTCAGGAGTGCTCCGGCTCGACGGCGCCGGTGCACGCAGATGCTGCGGCAGATCGGCGGTCGGGTGCAGCATCGATGAGGGGAGACGGTTCGGGTGCAGCTGCTGCGAGGCCGTGCTGGGCCGCTCCTGAAAAGTGACGCCTCCCTCAGGGGACGGGGACGGGCGGCGACGCCTCGGGGGTGCGGGCGATCAGCTCGGTGATGCGGCCCTTGCAGCTGCCGCAGCCGGTGCCGGCGCGGGTGGAGCGGCCGACGCACTCGACCGTGCGGTCGCCCGCGGCGGCGGCCTCGGTGATGCGCTCGACCGAGACGCCGTTGCACCAGCAGACGGTCGCGTCCGGGGCGAACGGGTCGGCCGTCGACACCACGCCGGCGTCGTCGGAGTCGAGGCGGAGCAGCACGCTGCGGTCGGCGGGCAGCTCGTTGCCGCGCTCGAACAGCAGGGTGAGCTCGGCGCCGGTGCGGGGCATTCCGACGGCGACGAAGCCCTCGAGCACCCCGCCGCGGGTGACCATCTTCGCGTAGGCGCCGTGCGCGGGGTCGGCCCAGACGGTGACCTCGCGGGCGGGTGCGCCGTGCACCGCGCAGCCGGCGGCGTGCTCGGGTTCGGCACCGGATGCCTCGGGCTCGTCGAACGGGTCGGCCGACACGTCGCCGCCGGAGACCACGTCGACGCCCTCCGCCTTGAGCATCACGACGGCGGGACGCTCCTCGGCGAGCGGCGCGACCGACGTGTCTGCGCCGGAGGCCTCCGCCGCGAGCCGCGCGGCCAGCGCGTCGGCCTGCCGCCAGCCCGGGCCGATGAGGCCCGCGGGGCCGCCGCCGACGCGGCCGTCGGGCCCGGCCGAGCCGCGCGCCGCGACGTGGGCGCAGTCGCCGATCGCGAAGACGGCGGGGTCGGTCCAGCTGCGCAGCTCCTCGTCGACGAGCACGCCGCGCTCGATCGCGAGGTCGCACGACGCCGCGAGCTCGACGCGGGGCGCGACGCCGCACGAGAGCACGAGCAGGTCGCCCGCGACCTGCTTGCCGTCGGCGCACTGCAGCGCCTCGAAGATGCGCTCGCCGCGCTCGCCGTGGCGGAACAGCACCTCCTCCGCGCGCGAGTGCGGCAGCGTCTCGGTGCCGCCGGCGCGCGCCGCGCGCGCGAGCAGGCGCCCGGCGCCGTGGTCGAGGTTGCGTTCCATGGGCACGTCGCCGTGGTGCACGACCACGACCTCCGCACCCTGCTCGCTCGCGGCCAGCGCGGCCTCCATGCCGAGCACGCCCGCGCCGAGCACGACGATGCGCTTGCGGCCGGCGACGGCCGCGCGTACGGTCTCGGCGTCGTCGAGGTCGCGCAGGGCGACGACGCCCTCGGGCAGCGCGCGCTCGCCGCGGTCGAGGGCGCCTGCGGTCGTGGCGCGCGCGAGGCGATGGCGGGTGGTGCGTTCGAGCCCGACGAGCGTGGGCACGTTGGCCCGGGCGCCGGTCGCGAAGACGAGCCGGTCGTACGGCACTCGGGTGTCGGCGTCGGTGCGCACGACCTGGCGCGACCGGTCGATGCCGACCACGGCCTCGCCGAGGCGCACGTCGACGCCGGCGGCCCGCGCGGCGCCCGTGTCGATCACGTCGAGCCGCTCGCGCGAGGCGCGGCCGACGGCGTACTCGCCGACCAGCACGCGGTTGTACGCGTCGTGCGTCTCGGCGCCGAGCACGGTGAGGGCCACGGCGCCGGATGCCACGGCGGGCAGCAGCTCCTCGACGAAGCGGGCGCCGACCGGGCCGTAGCCGATCAGCACGATACGGGCGGGCCCGGCGTGGGCCGGAGCGGCGCCGGCGGGCGAGACGTGGGCGTTCATGCGGGGACGACCTCCTGCGTGGCATCCGCTCGTGTCACGGTGACGAGCGTGCGCTTGAACTCGGGCATGGACGAGACGGGATCCACCGCGCGCTCGGTGAGCAGGTTGGCGCACTGCTCGCCGGCGAAGTGGAAGGGGAGGAAGACGGTGTCGAGGCGGATGCCGGTGGTGACCTCCGCCCGCGCGCGCACGAGGCCGCGGGTGTTCGCGACCTCGATCGGGTCGCCCTCGGCGATGCCGAGCCGCGACGCGGTGGCGGGGTGCAGCTGCGCGGTCACGTGCGGGCGGGCGCCGAGCAGCTCGGGCACGCGGCGGGTCTGCGCACCCGACTGGTAGTGCTCCAGCAGGCGGCCGGTCACGAGTGTCAACTCGCCGCCGTGCTGGCCGAGCGGCTCGCGCACGCGCGGCGACACGGCGACCATGCGGGCGAGGCCGTCGGGGTGGGCGAAGCGCTCGCCGAACATGCGCGGCGTGCCCTCGGAGCCGGCCGGGAACGGCCAGTGCGCGGCGATGCCCGTGTCGAGCAGCGCGTGCGAGAGGCCCGAGTAGTCGGCCTTGCCGCCGGCCGACGCGCGTGCGAGCTCGTCGAAGACCTCCGCGGGCTCGGTCGACCAGGTGCCGGGCGCGCCGAGGCGCTCGGCCAGCTCGCGCATGATCCAGAGCTCGCTGCGCGCCTCGCCCGGCGGGTCGATCGCCCGCCGCCGCCGGATGACGCGCCCCTCGAGCGAGGTCATCGTGCCCTCCTCCTCGGCCCACTGCGTGACCGGCAGCACGATGTCGGCGAGCCGCGCGGTCTCCGACAGCACGAAGTCGCTCACGACGAGCAGGTCGAGCGAGCGCAGTCCGGCCCGCACGGCGTCGACGTCGGGCGCCGAGACCACGACGTTCGACCCGTGCACGAACAGGCAGCGGATGCCCCCGGGTCGACCGAGCTCGTCGAGCAGCGCGACCGCGGGCACGCCCGGGCCGGGGATGATCGACGGGTCGACGCCCCACACGCCGGCGACGTGCGCGCGGGCGGCGGGGTCGGTGATCATGCGGTAACCGGGGAGCTGGTCGGACTTCTGCCCGTGCTCGCGGCCGCCCTGGCCGTTGCCCTGGCCGGTGAGCGTGCCGTAGCCCGAGCCCGGCTTGCCGACGAGCCCGAGCACGAGCGCGAGGTTGATGGCCGCGGTGGCGGTGTCGGTGCCGTCGACGTGCTGCTCGACGCCGCGGCCGGTGAGGATGTAGGTTCCCCGGCCGTCGGCGAGGCGGCGCGCCACCTCGCGGAGCTGCGCGATCGGCACCCCGGTGACCTGCTGCACACGCTCGGGCCACCACGCGTTTGCGCTGCGGCGCACCGCGTCGAACCCGGTCGTGCGGGCTTCGAGGTAGTCGAGATCGGCGAGCCCCTCGGTGATGACGATGTGGGTGAGCCCGAGCAGCACGATCAGGTCGGTGCCGGGCGCGGGCGCGAGGTGGATGCCCTGGCCCTCGTCGGTGAGGCGCGCGGTCTCCGAGCGCCGGGGGTCGACGACGATGAGCCCGCCGTCGCCGCGGGCGCCCTGCAGGTGGCCGATGAACGGCGGCATGGTCGCCGCGACGTTCGAGCCGAGCATGAGGATGGTCGCGGCGCCGTCGAGGTCCTCGACCGGGAACGGCAGGCCGCGGTCGAGGCCGAACGCCCGGTTGCCCGCAGCGGCGGCCGACGACATGCAGAAGCGGCCGTTGTAGTCGATGCGGCTCGTGCCGAGCGCGATGCGCGCGAACTTGCCGAGCTGGTAGGCCTTCTCGTTGGTGAGGCCGCCGCCGCCGAACACGCCGACCGAGTCGGCGCCGAAGCGGGTCCGGCTGTCGCGCACGGTGTCGGCGATGCGGTCGAGCACCGTCTCCCAGGCGGCGGGGGCGAACGAGCCGTCGGCCTGCCGGACGAGCGGGCGGGTGACGCGATCGTCCACGTCGAGGAGCTCCGCAGACGTCCAGCCCTTCTTGCAGAGGCCGCCGCGGTTGGTCGGGAAGTCGCGACCGGCGACGGTGAGCGGCAGGCGACGGGCGCCGGCCGGTGCGGCGATGTCGATGGGCGCGGTGCCGCTCGAGGCATCCGTCGGCGTCAGGGTCATCGCGCACTGCAACGCGCAGTAGGGGCAGTGGCTGTCGCGCGAATCGGTCACGACCTCCCCTTCCGTCGAGTGCTGCGGATGCTACGTGGCGATGGTTTCGTCGGGGTTTCGGCGGGTCGGGCGGGGGCGGACCGCCCGACCCGCCGGGTCTCAGATGCGGGTGCCCTGCTTGCGTGCGCCGTAGACGTACACGACGGCGGTGAGCACGAGCATCGCGGCGTAGAACCACACGAACCAGCTGAGGCCGGTGGTGTACTCGCCGAAGTTGGTCTTCGACGCGCCGAGCAGCTGCGGGATGGCGAAGCCGCCGTACGCGCCGACCGACGAGATGATGCCGAGCGCGGCCGCGGCCTTCCGCTGCGAGCTGATGTCGCCGGCGGAGTTGTGCGCGTCGGTCGAGCCCGCCCGGAGGGCGAACACGGTCGGGATCATGCGGTACGTCGAGCCGTTGCCCACGCCCGAGGCGGTGAACAGCACCAGGAACAGGCCGAGGAACAGCCAGAAGTTGTTCAGCGGCAGGGTCCAGATGACCGCGAGGGCGCCGAGGGCCATCACCGCGAACGACACGATCGTGATCGACGCGCCGCCGAACCGGTCGGCGAGCTTGCCGCCGTAGGGGCGGGCGAGCGAGCCGACGAGGGCGCCCATGAACGCCAGCGACAGCGTGGCCGACCCGACCGCGAAGGTCGAGTAGTCGGGGAACTGGTCGGCGATGAGCTTCGGGAAGACGCCGGCGAAGCCGATGAACGAGCCGAAGGTGCCGATGTAGAGCACCGAGAGGATCCACAGGTGCGGCTCGCGCAGCACCGCCAGGGTCGCCTTGAGGTCGGCCTTGGCGCTCGAGATGTTGTCCATGCGGTAGTACGCACCGGCGATCGCCACGAGGATGAGCGGCACCCAGATCCAGCCCGCGAGCGGAAGGTTGAGCGTGACGCCCGCGCCGATGGTGATGACGATCGGCACGACCAGCTGGGCGACTGCGGCGCCGAGGTTGCCGCCGGCCGCGTTCAGGCCGAGCGCGTACCCCTTCTCCCGCTGCGGGTAGAAGTAGGTGATGTTCGACATGGAGCTGGCGAAGTTGCCGCCGCCGAAGCCGGCGAGTGCCGCGATGAACAGCATCACGCCGAAGGGCGTCTCGGGGTTGCCGACCGCCAGGGCGAGGCCGATGGCCGGGATGAGCAGCAGCGCGGCCGAGATGATCGTCCAATTGCGGCCGCCGATCTTCGGCACCATGAACGTGTACGGGATGCGCAGGGTCGCGCCGACCAGTGCCGGCATCGAGATGAGCCAGAAGATCTGGCCCGTCTCGAACGAGAAGCCGGCCGCGGGCAGCGACACGACGACGATCGACCAGAGCTGCCAGACGCAGAACCCGAGGAACTCGGCGAAGATCGACCAGCGCAGGTTGCGCGACGCGATCGCCTTGCCCCCGTTGTTCCACTGGTCGGTGTCCTCCGGGTTCCAGCCGTCGATCCAACGGCCGGGGCGGTGGGTGAGTTCGGCGCCCGCGGTGGGCGTCTCGACGGCGGGCGCTGCGCTCTCGGGGGAGAGCGTGCCCTGGGCGGGTGCGTTCATGATGGGTCTCCTGAGCGAATCTGGTGGTGCCGGATGCGTGGTGGTGGTGTGGTGACGGTGGTGCGCGTGGTGCGGGGTGACGGGGGTAGGGGCCCGTCGCCCGGTCAGGCCGGGCTCGCGGCGTCGAAGCGTTCGGCGACGATCGCGACCAGCTCGGCGGGTGGGGCGTCGCCGTCGGTGAGGAGCGGCGAGCTCGTGGCATCCGCCCCCGCCTCGGCGGCGAGGGTGGCGAAGGTGCCGGGCGCGAGCAGGTAGCTCGCGACGACGACGCGGCCGGAGGCCGTGGCGCGTGCGGCGGCGACGGCGTCGGGCACGCGGGGCTCGGCGGCCGAGATGAACGAGACGGTGACGTCGCGGCCGATGCGCTCGGCGAGCAGCGCGCCGGTGGCGTGGCAGTCGTCGACCGCGCGGGCGTCGCTCGAGCCGGCGGCGGCGAGCACGACCGTGTCGTCCTCGGCGAGGCCGATCTCGTCGAGGCGGCGGGCGAGCACGTCGGCCAGCCGCGGGTCGGGGCCGAGGGCGGCGGAGACGGCGACATCGCGCGGGCCGGTGCCGGCGGCGGGTGCGCCGACCGCGGCGTCCGCCGTCTCGGCCAGGTCGTGGAACACGTGGTAGCCGGCCGAGAGCAGCAGCGGCACGATCGTCACGTCCTGGTCGCCGTGCACGCCCTCGATCACGGCCGGCACGTCGGGCTCCTGCACGTCGACGAACGCGTCGGCCACGACGAGCTCGGGGCGGGCGGCGCGCACCGACTCGACGAGGGCGGCGACCGCGCGCTGGCCCGCGGCATCCGAGGTGCCGTGCGACGCGGCGACGAGTGCACGGGTCGGGGCGACGGCGATGACGTGGTCGGCGTCCTCCTGCACCCGCCAGGTCGGCAGGCGCAGGTCGGGGTTGGTGAGGCACTCGCCCGTGGCGAGGTCGAAGACGTCCTTGTGCAGCGGCGACGCGATGGTCGGGCGGCCGCCGCGCGAACCGACGATGCCGCGCGAGATGACGTGCGAGCCGGTCGCCGGGTCCTGGTTCGAGACGGCGAAGAGCCGGCCGTCGGGCAGCAGGAAGAGTGCGACCTGACGGCCCTGCACGAGGGCGGCCTCGCCCCAGAGCGGGGTCAGGTCGACGCGGCGGCAGACCGGGGTCCACAGGGTCGGAGTGGCAGGGCGCGACGGTGCGGCCGCGGTGTGCAGGTCGGTGATGGTCACGGTCGTCTCCCTCCTGGTGATCGCCGTCCGGCGGGCGCCGGATCGTTCGGTGCGATGGCGTCAACCGTAAGAACCTCATGTTTCGGGCGTTCGCGCACCGACGTGAACGCCTGTGACGAAGTGCTCACCGGGCGCGGAGGGCCGTGTGAGGTCGCCGTCACCGTGTGTCGCGGG
Coding sequences within:
- a CDS encoding FAD-dependent oxidoreductase; the protein is MNAHVSPAGAAPAHAGPARIVLIGYGPVGARFVEELLPAVASGAVALTVLGAETHDAYNRVLVGEYAVGRASRERLDVIDTGAARAAGVDVRLGEAVVGIDRSRQVVRTDADTRVPYDRLVFATGARANVPTLVGLERTTRHRLARATTAGALDRGERALPEGVVALRDLDDAETVRAAVAGRKRIVVLGAGVLGMEAALAASEQGAEVVVVHHGDVPMERNLDHGAGRLLARAARAGGTETLPHSRAEEVLFRHGERGERIFEALQCADGKQVAGDLLVLSCGVAPRVELAASCDLAIERGVLVDEELRSWTDPAVFAIGDCAHVAARGSAGPDGRVGGGPAGLIGPGWRQADALAARLAAEASGADTSVAPLAEERPAVVMLKAEGVDVVSGGDVSADPFDEPEASGAEPEHAAGCAVHGAPAREVTVWADPAHGAYAKMVTRGGVLEGFVAVGMPRTGAELTLLFERGNELPADRSVLLRLDSDDAGVVSTADPFAPDATVCWCNGVSVERITEAAAAGDRTVECVGRSTRAGTGCGSCKGRITELIARTPEASPPVPVP
- the nirD gene encoding nitrite reductase small subunit NirD gives rise to the protein MTITDLHTAAAPSRPATPTLWTPVCRRVDLTPLWGEAALVQGRQVALFLLPDGRLFAVSNQDPATGSHVISRGIVGSRGGRPTIASPLHKDVFDLATGECLTNPDLRLPTWRVQEDADHVIAVAPTRALVAASHGTSDAAGQRAVAALVESVRAARPELVVADAFVDVQEPDVPAVIEGVHGDQDVTIVPLLLSAGYHVFHDLAETADAAVGAPAAGTGPRDVAVSAALGPDPRLADVLARRLDEIGLAEDDTVVLAAAGSSDARAVDDCHATGALLAERIGRDVTVSFISAAEPRVPDAVAAARATASGRVVVASYLLAPGTFATLAAEAGADATSSPLLTDGDAPPAELVAIVAERFDAASPA
- a CDS encoding MFS transporter translates to MNAPAQGTLSPESAAPAVETPTAGAELTHRPGRWIDGWNPEDTDQWNNGGKAIASRNLRWSIFAEFLGFCVWQLWSIVVVSLPAAGFSFETGQIFWLISMPALVGATLRIPYTFMVPKIGGRNWTIISAALLLIPAIGLALAVGNPETPFGVMLFIAALAGFGGGNFASSMSNITYFYPQREKGYALGLNAAGGNLGAAVAQLVVPIVITIGAGVTLNLPLAGWIWVPLILVAIAGAYYRMDNISSAKADLKATLAVLREPHLWILSVLYIGTFGSFIGFAGVFPKLIADQFPDYSTFAVGSATLSLAFMGALVGSLARPYGGKLADRFGGASITIVSFAVMALGALAVIWTLPLNNFWLFLGLFLVLFTASGVGNGSTYRMIPTVFALRAGSTDAHNSAGDISSQRKAAAALGIISSVGAYGGFAIPQLLGASKTNFGEYTTGLSWFVWFYAAMLVLTAVVYVYGARKQGTRI
- a CDS encoding molybdopterin oxidoreductase family protein yields the protein MTDSRDSHCPYCALQCAMTLTPTDASSGTAPIDIAAPAGARRLPLTVAGRDFPTNRGGLCKKGWTSAELLDVDDRVTRPLVRQADGSFAPAAWETVLDRIADTVRDSRTRFGADSVGVFGGGGLTNEKAYQLGKFARIALGTSRIDYNGRFCMSSAAAAGNRAFGLDRGLPFPVEDLDGAATILMLGSNVAATMPPFIGHLQGARGDGGLIVVDPRRSETARLTDEGQGIHLAPAPGTDLIVLLGLTHIVITEGLADLDYLEARTTGFDAVRRSANAWWPERVQQVTGVPIAQLREVARRLADGRGTYILTGRGVEQHVDGTDTATAAINLALVLGLVGKPGSGYGTLTGQGNGQGGREHGQKSDQLPGYRMITDPAARAHVAGVWGVDPSIIPGPGVPAVALLDELGRPGGIRCLFVHGSNVVVSAPDVDAVRAGLRSLDLLVVSDFVLSETARLADIVLPVTQWAEEEGTMTSLEGRVIRRRRAIDPPGEARSELWIMRELAERLGAPGTWSTEPAEVFDELARASAGGKADYSGLSHALLDTGIAAHWPFPAGSEGTPRMFGERFAHPDGLARMVAVSPRVREPLGQHGGELTLVTGRLLEHYQSGAQTRRVPELLGARPHVTAQLHPATASRLGIAEGDPIEVANTRGLVRARAEVTTGIRLDTVFLPFHFAGEQCANLLTERAVDPVSSMPEFKRTLVTVTRADATQEVVPA